The following proteins are co-located in the Sandaracinaceae bacterium genome:
- a CDS encoding SDR family oxidoreductase: MNLTDLKIIVTGAARGMGAHFARRLHELGAQVAAGDVDEAGLAELPEGVHRRRLDVSSDADVAAFVAWAAESMGGVNALVNNAGIIRDALLVRKNREGVVERMSRKDWDSVLAVNLSGATMMAQEVVAYMLEHDVTPGVIVNISSIARHGSRGQSNYVAAKAALAANTSTWMREFSRYGIRVGAVAPGLIETPMTAGMNEKALERLRAAVPLGRIGKPEDIFMAVKFILECDFFTGQTIDVDGGGVMG; this comes from the coding sequence ATGAACCTCACGGACCTGAAGATCATCGTCACCGGCGCCGCCCGGGGAATGGGCGCGCACTTCGCGCGACGCTTGCACGAGCTAGGGGCGCAGGTCGCCGCTGGCGACGTGGACGAAGCCGGCCTCGCCGAGCTCCCCGAGGGCGTCCACCGGCGACGCCTCGACGTCTCGAGCGACGCAGACGTCGCAGCGTTCGTCGCCTGGGCCGCGGAGTCCATGGGCGGTGTCAACGCGCTCGTCAACAACGCGGGCATCATCCGCGACGCGCTGCTCGTCCGAAAGAACCGCGAGGGCGTGGTCGAGCGCATGTCCCGCAAAGACTGGGACAGTGTCCTGGCGGTCAACCTCAGCGGCGCGACGATGATGGCCCAGGAGGTCGTGGCGTACATGCTGGAGCACGACGTCACGCCGGGCGTGATCGTCAACATCTCGTCCATCGCGCGACATGGCAGCCGCGGGCAGAGCAACTACGTGGCCGCCAAGGCCGCGCTGGCGGCGAACACGAGCACCTGGATGCGCGAGTTCTCTCGCTACGGCATCCGCGTGGGCGCCGTCGCCCCCGGCCTGATCGAGACGCCCATGACGGCCGGCATGAACGAGAAGGCGCTCGAACGCCTGCGCGCCGCGGTACCGCTCGGGCGCATCGGGAAGCCAGAGGACATCTTCATGGCGGTGAAGTTCATCCTCGAGTGTGACTTCTTCACCGGCCAAACCATCGACGTGGACGGCGGCGGCGTCATGGGGTGA